In the genome of Lathyrus oleraceus cultivar Zhongwan6 chromosome 4, CAAS_Psat_ZW6_1.0, whole genome shotgun sequence, the window atgagtgtcctaaatgcggtgtctcgcgatataagaacaagttgtctccagcaaaagtcttgtggtattttcctgttattccgagatttagacgcatgtttcgaGTGATGTAGCAACATTTGGAGTCGGTGCTGTTCAGGTTCGACCGAAAGGAAACTAAATTTGTAACGTTCCAAATTTATCAGACCATAATCTGAACAATATTTACATGTCATTTAGGTTCTTGCTACGATTTTAACTTTGTGGTTAGCAGACAAATCTGGTCGCCGGCTTTTACTTATTGTGAGTCTGAGCTTTTTCGATAATTTTTGCATTCACATTACTATTTGTTTGGAGGGTAATAAGAGATTAATCAAAATCTCCTATTGCAGGTTTCTTCATCTGCAATGGCTTTGAGTCTTTTGCTTGTTTCAATATCATTCTACTTGAAggtaataataatttttttgtttttttatattttttgaacattttttttgtttggttttatatatacataatacattaactagatattacacatgcattcatgcataaatgttcagaaatttgtaacacagattcacaggattatatatcagtaaattcttctttatatttttggttttttatatggataatatattttatgttgaatTTGCTCTCAGGAATATATATCACCAGATTCTAATTTATATGCGACATTGAGCCTCGTATCGGTGGCTGGAGTTGTGGTGTGTAAATACAACTTTATTACACAAATGATGGTTTCTATTGTTTGTTTCCCTAACTTCATTATTATAAACTTTCAATTTCTTTCAGGTCATGGTTATTGCATTCTCTCTGGGATTAGGAGCAATGCCATGGATTATAATGTCTGAGGTACAATTTTCTTCAATAATAATATGCATGACAACCCTATATGAACAAACCTTTGTTGTAATATAATGTGATAGTTGATGTGTTGAATATATTTTACATAATAGATTCTTCCGATTAACATCAAAGGCCTAGCTGGAAGTTTTGCAACACTTGCCAATTGGTTCTTTTCCTGGTTGGTTACATTAACAGCAAATTTGCTCTTGGATTGGAGTTCAGGAGGTTTGTGTGCATTGCCTATgttaattttctataaatatcTATTGTTTCTAACCAGAAGCTTCCTATGTTTTTATCAGGAACCTTCACAATATATACTGCAGTGTGTG includes:
- the LOC127137759 gene encoding sugar transporter ERD6-like 6, with the translated sequence MVKNQRPQWCKLGSGGRNGTSVTVTDSWDLPGIHYYCFIMVVVVTHVLEVLATILTLWLADKSGRRLLLIVSSSAMALSLLLVSISFYLKEYISPDSNLYATLSLVSVAGVVVMVIAFSLGLGAMPWIIMSEILPINIKGLAGSFATLANWFFSWLVTLTANLLLDWSSGGTFTIYTAVCVFTAGFVAIWVPETKGKTLEEIQQFKEFGHVEFATAEKVKSLVVFVI